A single region of the Streptomyces vilmorinianum genome encodes:
- a CDS encoding organic hydroperoxide resistance protein, with amino-acid sequence MGDRADSRPTKIMYVAEATAHGGREGFVTSQDGLIDLRLAMPPALGGDGQGTNPEQLFAAGYSACFHNALVLVGRRAGYDLSRSTVAAKVGIGPNRTRGYGLAVALSVSLPLLDQDLAAKLVDAAHEVCPYSNATRDNIDVSIVLS; translated from the coding sequence ATGGGCGACCGCGCGGACAGCCGGCCGACGAAGATCATGTACGTGGCCGAGGCCACCGCCCACGGCGGCCGCGAGGGCTTCGTGACCAGCCAGGACGGCCTGATCGACCTCAGACTCGCGATGCCGCCCGCGCTCGGCGGGGACGGTCAGGGCACCAACCCGGAGCAGCTCTTCGCCGCCGGCTACAGCGCCTGCTTCCACAACGCGCTCGTCCTCGTCGGCCGCCGGGCCGGCTACGACCTCTCCCGCTCCACCGTCGCCGCGAAGGTCGGCATCGGGCCGAACAGGACGCGGGGGTACGGCCTCGCCGTCGCCCTCAGCGTCTCGCTGCCGCTGCTCGACCAGGACCTGGCCGCGAAGCTCGTGGACGCCGCCCACGAGGTCTGCCCGTACTCCAACGCCACCCGCGACAACATCGATGTCTCGATCGTGCTGAGCTGA
- a CDS encoding MerR family transcriptional regulator — translation MAWSIAEVARMSGVTSRTLRHYDEIGLLPPAWTASNGHRYYEEADLLRLQQILLMRELDLGLREVQAVLDSQADRVAVLREHHERLLRERDRLDTLVRTVGRTIAELEEDEDDDTMMKINRPENLFEGFAPSPDDDAEVRERWPEAWAESRAAVETMTAQDQERWQREVTAQMIRFAEFMASGTPVASPTVQAEVDAHYQGVCRFWTPTADAYKGLARTYVDDPRFRANFDRVADGLAVYQRDAMYVYADARLS, via the coding sequence ATGGCCTGGTCGATCGCGGAGGTGGCCCGGATGTCCGGGGTGACCTCCCGGACGCTGCGGCACTACGACGAGATCGGTCTGCTGCCGCCCGCGTGGACCGCGAGCAACGGGCACCGCTACTACGAGGAGGCCGATCTGCTGCGGCTGCAGCAGATCCTGCTGATGCGGGAGCTGGACCTGGGGCTGCGCGAGGTCCAGGCGGTCCTGGACAGCCAGGCCGACCGGGTGGCCGTGCTGCGCGAGCACCACGAGCGGCTGCTGAGGGAGCGGGACCGGCTGGACACGCTGGTGCGCACGGTCGGGCGGACCATCGCCGAACTGGAGGAAGACGAGGACGACGACACGATGATGAAGATCAACAGGCCGGAGAACCTGTTCGAGGGCTTCGCGCCCTCCCCCGACGACGACGCGGAGGTGCGCGAGCGGTGGCCGGAGGCGTGGGCGGAGTCCCGCGCGGCCGTCGAGACGATGACCGCGCAGGACCAGGAGCGGTGGCAGCGGGAGGTGACGGCGCAGATGATCCGCTTCGCGGAGTTCATGGCGTCCGGCACCCCGGTCGCCTCGCCCACGGTCCAGGCCGAGGTGGACGCCCACTACCAGGGCGTCTGCCGCTTCTGGACCCCGACGGCGGACGCGTACAAGGGTCTGGCCAGGACCTACGTCGACGACCCGCGCTTCCGCGCGAACTTCGACAGGGTCGCCGACGGGCTGGCCGTCTATCAGCGGGACGCGATGTACGTCTACGCCGACGCCCGGCTGAGCTGA
- a CDS encoding DMT family transporter, which yields MTPLVAAAVLLAAVTHASWNAIAHTVRDQLLSFTLISGGGALIGAALAFFVPLPAAGAWPYLIASAVLHIGYYALLMRSFTLGDFGQMYPIARGTAPLVVTLLAAVFVDEIPDGWQLAGVAFACAGLTGLALWGIRGSGRRPDWPALLAAGATGLAIAGYTVVDGVGARASGTPLGYIAWLMVLQGMVIPAYALWTRRAALFPQLRPHAPRGLLGAALSVSAYGLVLWAQTRAPLAPIAALRESSIIVGAAIGALFFKERFGGPRVAAAGLMVVGIGLMLYTS from the coding sequence GTGACGCCGCTGGTGGCGGCGGCGGTGCTGCTCGCCGCCGTGACGCACGCCAGTTGGAACGCGATCGCGCACACCGTCCGCGACCAGCTGCTGTCCTTCACGCTGATCTCGGGCGGCGGGGCCCTGATCGGCGCGGCGCTCGCCTTCTTCGTACCGCTGCCGGCGGCCGGGGCGTGGCCGTACCTGATCGCCTCGGCGGTGCTGCACATCGGCTACTACGCCCTGCTCATGCGGTCGTTCACGCTCGGGGACTTCGGCCAGATGTACCCGATCGCCCGGGGTACGGCCCCGCTGGTGGTGACGCTCCTGGCGGCGGTCTTCGTCGACGAGATCCCCGACGGCTGGCAGCTCGCCGGAGTCGCGTTCGCCTGCGCGGGCCTGACGGGCCTGGCCCTGTGGGGAATCCGGGGCTCCGGCCGCCGCCCCGACTGGCCGGCCCTGCTGGCGGCCGGCGCGACGGGGCTGGCCATCGCGGGCTACACCGTCGTCGACGGCGTCGGCGCGCGCGCCTCGGGCACCCCGCTCGGCTACATCGCGTGGCTGATGGTCCTGCAGGGCATGGTCATCCCGGCGTACGCCCTCTGGACCCGCCGCGCCGCCCTGTTCCCCCAACTCCGCCCGCACGCCCCGCGCGGCCTGCTCGGCGCCGCGCTGTCGGTCTCCGCGTACGGCCTGGTGCTCTGGGCGCAGACGAGGGCGCCGCTGGCGCCGATCGCGGCGCTGCGGGAGTCCTCGATCATCGTGGGCGCGGCGATCGGGGCGCTCTTCTTCAAGGAGCGGTTCGGGGGGCCGAGGGTGGCGGCGGCGGGGCTGATGGTGGTGGGCATCGGCCTGATGCTGTACACGAGTTGA
- a CDS encoding serine hydrolase domain-containing protein, with amino-acid sequence MGEADEREADEREGEWDVDVRGTVAAGFEPVRDAFLRNFEQRGERGAAIAVYRDGAKVVDLWAGTRDVSGTAPWALDTAQVVRSATKGVAAAVPLLLHQRGQLDLDAPVGTYWPEFKAAGKDRVTVRQLLAHRAGVPVLDRPLTLAEAVDLPTATGAIAAQAPVWEPGTAHGYHAHTFSWLLSGLVHRVTGRTIGRWVAEEIARPLGLDLWIGLPPEEAHRAGRLGPVEEIEPPGSGALKLRPKRSVTEAYRDPASLTRRAFGAIDPKPDENDPVYRAAELPGSGGVSTARALARFYASTLGPVDGGARLFAPATLTLARTEESAGPDRVLLVGTRFGLGHMLHGPASPLLGPTSFGHPGRGGSLGFADPESGIAFGYVTNGMRKTVTADPRAQALVRAVRASLAAR; translated from the coding sequence ATGGGTGAGGCCGACGAGCGAGAGGCCGACGAGCGAGAGGGAGAGTGGGACGTGGACGTCCGGGGCACGGTGGCGGCGGGATTCGAGCCGGTCAGGGACGCGTTCCTGCGCAACTTCGAGCAGCGGGGGGAGCGGGGCGCGGCGATCGCCGTCTACCGCGACGGCGCCAAGGTCGTGGACCTGTGGGCGGGCACGCGCGACGTCTCCGGTACGGCCCCGTGGGCCCTGGACACCGCCCAGGTGGTCCGCTCCGCGACCAAGGGCGTCGCGGCCGCCGTACCGCTGCTGCTGCACCAGCGCGGGCAGCTCGACCTGGACGCCCCCGTCGGCACGTACTGGCCGGAGTTCAAGGCGGCGGGCAAGGACCGCGTGACCGTACGGCAGCTCCTCGCGCACCGGGCGGGCGTACCGGTCCTCGACCGCCCGCTGACCCTCGCCGAGGCGGTCGACCTTCCGACGGCGACCGGCGCGATCGCCGCCCAGGCGCCCGTCTGGGAGCCCGGCACCGCGCACGGCTACCACGCCCACACCTTCAGCTGGCTGCTCAGCGGCCTCGTCCACCGGGTCACCGGCCGCACCATCGGCCGCTGGGTCGCCGAGGAGATCGCCCGCCCGCTCGGCCTCGACCTCTGGATAGGCCTGCCGCCCGAAGAGGCCCACCGGGCCGGCCGCCTCGGCCCCGTCGAGGAGATCGAGCCGCCCGGCAGCGGGGCCCTGAAGCTGCGCCCCAAGCGCTCGGTGACCGAGGCCTACCGCGACCCGGCCTCGCTGACCCGGCGCGCCTTCGGGGCGATCGACCCCAAGCCCGACGAGAACGACCCCGTCTACCGGGCCGCCGAACTCCCCGGCTCCGGCGGCGTCTCCACCGCCCGCGCCCTCGCCCGCTTCTACGCCTCGACCCTCGGCCCCGTCGACGGCGGCGCCCGCCTCTTCGCCCCGGCGACGCTGACCCTCGCCCGCACCGAGGAGTCCGCGGGCCCCGACCGCGTCCTGCTGGTCGGGACCCGCTTCGGCCTGGGCCACATGCTCCACGGCCCGGCCTCCCCCCTCCTCGGCCCCACCTCCTTCGGCCACCCGGGCCGCGGCGGCTCACTCGGCTTCGCGGATCCCGAGTCGGGCATCGCCTTCGGCTACGTCACGAACGGCATGCGCAAGACGGTCACGGCCGACCCCCGCGCCCAGGCTCTGGTACGGGCGGTGCGGGCGTCGCTGGCGGCCCGCTAG
- a CDS encoding YbaK/EbsC family protein, with product MTESVAHPLFAAALRESGLDVEIRRFPDETRTAAQAAEAIGCEVSEIVKSLIFAADGVPVLVLMDGSSRVDVERVREELGAEAVTRADARLVRETTGYAIGGVPPFGHRVRTRVLADRGLLDHDVVWAAAGTPHTVFALDPKSLIAHAGGALVDVRERTR from the coding sequence ATGACCGAATCCGTCGCGCACCCCCTCTTCGCCGCCGCCCTGCGTGAGTCGGGCCTGGATGTCGAGATCCGCCGTTTCCCGGACGAGACGCGCACCGCCGCCCAGGCCGCCGAGGCCATCGGCTGCGAGGTCTCCGAGATCGTCAAGTCGCTGATCTTCGCGGCGGACGGGGTCCCGGTCCTGGTCCTGATGGACGGCTCCTCGCGGGTCGACGTCGAGCGGGTACGGGAAGAGCTGGGCGCCGAGGCCGTGACACGGGCCGACGCCCGGCTCGTACGGGAGACGACGGGGTACGCGATCGGCGGCGTCCCGCCGTTCGGCCACCGCGTCAGGACCCGGGTCCTGGCGGACCGGGGGCTGCTCGACCACGACGTGGTGTGGGCGGCCGCCGGCACCCCGCACACCGTGTTCGCCCTGGACCCGAAGTCGCTGATCGCCCACGCGGGCGGCGCGCTGGTGGACGTACGCGAGCGGACGCGGTGA
- a CDS encoding energy-coupling factor ABC transporter ATP-binding protein yields the protein MTAPTPAFVPSLDVRGLAYAYPDGHQALFGVDLAVERGERVALLGPNGAGKTTLVLHLNGILSGGAGTVAVAGLPVEKRNLAEIRRRVGIVFQDPDDQLFMPTVREDVAFGPAAAGLRGPELETVVHTALDRVGMAEYADRAPHHLSFGQRRRVAVATVLAMEPEILVLDEPSSNLDPASRRELADILRSLDVTVLMVTHDLPYALELCPRSVILSEGVIAADGPTAEILADEELMNRHRLELPFGFVPAPTPR from the coding sequence ATGACCGCTCCGACCCCTGCCTTCGTCCCCTCCCTCGACGTGCGCGGCCTCGCGTACGCGTACCCCGACGGCCATCAGGCGCTCTTCGGTGTCGACCTGGCCGTCGAGCGCGGCGAGCGGGTCGCGCTGCTCGGTCCCAACGGCGCCGGGAAGACCACGCTCGTCCTGCACCTCAACGGCATCCTCAGCGGTGGCGCGGGCACGGTCGCGGTCGCCGGGCTGCCGGTCGAGAAGCGGAACCTGGCCGAGATCCGGCGCCGCGTCGGGATCGTCTTCCAGGACCCGGACGACCAGCTGTTCATGCCGACCGTGCGCGAGGACGTGGCGTTCGGTCCGGCCGCGGCGGGGCTGCGCGGGCCGGAGCTGGAGACCGTGGTGCACACGGCGCTCGACCGGGTCGGCATGGCGGAGTACGCGGACCGGGCGCCGCACCACCTGTCGTTCGGGCAGCGGCGCCGGGTGGCGGTGGCGACCGTGCTCGCGATGGAGCCGGAGATCCTCGTCCTGGACGAGCCCTCCTCCAACCTCGACCCGGCCTCGCGCCGCGAGCTCGCGGACATCCTGCGCTCGCTGGACGTCACCGTCCTCATGGTCACGCACGACCTCCCGTACGCCCTGGAGCTCTGCCCGCGCTCGGTGATCCTGAGCGAGGGCGTGATCGCGGCGGACGGGCCCACGGCGGAGATCCTGGCCGACGAGGAGCTGATGAACCGGCACCGTCTTGAGCTGCCGTTCGGCTTCGTGCCGGCCCCTACCCCTCGGTAA
- a CDS encoding penicillin-binding transpeptidase domain-containing protein, which translates to MRSGVKVAIVGGVFVVVAGGVLYGGYNLATGINGATGVGARSGSDGKRTGPVTQDEVENTAKEFLAAWAAGESDRAAQLTNNPVEAGPAVLNHKEGAKVSEAVITPGKAIGAKVPFTVKATVTYEGQSKPWTYASELTVVRGLTTGRPLVEWTPAVIHPSLTKNGTLRTGAAKTGSVKAVDRNGVELTKEKYPSLGPILDQLRAKYGEKAGGEPGIETVIESGGEGVPDTTLVTLAEGRPGRLQTTIDAEVQAAAERAVTKYGQASVVAIKPSTGEIRAVANNPSAGFNTAFEGKQAPGSTLKIVTAALLLEKGLVKADQATECPKSAMYYGRSFQNLAGFELGNVPFSRSFAKSCNTAFIKKIDEVGDDSALGKEARDVFGIGLDWKTGIQSFDGSIPEETGGEAAAQYIGQGTVQMNVLNIASITATAKDGTFKQPFLVSKELDGRTFAEASRSLPGSVARQLRAMMRATATGSGTGAEAMARVGGDKGAKTGSAEVGGQTTSNSWFAGYSDDLAAAAVVQEGGHGGDAAGPIVASVLKAG; encoded by the coding sequence ATGCGCAGTGGAGTGAAGGTCGCGATCGTCGGGGGAGTCTTCGTCGTCGTGGCGGGCGGAGTCCTCTACGGGGGATACAACCTGGCCACCGGGATCAACGGCGCCACGGGCGTCGGCGCCCGGTCCGGGTCCGACGGGAAGCGGACCGGGCCCGTGACGCAGGACGAGGTCGAGAACACCGCCAAGGAGTTCCTGGCCGCGTGGGCGGCGGGTGAGTCCGACCGGGCCGCCCAGCTGACCAACAACCCCGTGGAGGCCGGGCCCGCCGTCCTGAACCACAAGGAAGGCGCGAAGGTCTCCGAGGCCGTCATCACCCCGGGCAAGGCCATCGGCGCGAAGGTGCCGTTCACGGTGAAGGCCACCGTCACGTACGAGGGGCAGTCGAAGCCCTGGACGTACGCCTCGGAGCTGACCGTGGTGCGCGGGCTCACCACCGGGCGGCCGCTCGTCGAGTGGACGCCGGCCGTCATCCACCCGAGCCTGACCAAGAACGGGACCCTGCGCACCGGCGCGGCGAAGACCGGCAGCGTCAAGGCCGTCGACCGCAACGGCGTCGAGCTGACGAAGGAGAAGTACCCCTCGCTCGGGCCGATCCTGGACCAGCTGCGCGCGAAGTACGGGGAGAAGGCGGGCGGGGAGCCCGGCATCGAGACCGTGATCGAGTCCGGTGGCGAGGGCGTCCCGGACACCACCCTCGTCACGCTCGCCGAGGGCAGACCGGGGCGCCTGCAGACGACCATCGACGCCGAGGTACAGGCCGCGGCCGAGCGGGCGGTCACGAAGTACGGGCAGGCCTCGGTCGTCGCGATCAAGCCGTCCACGGGCGAGATACGGGCGGTCGCGAACAACCCCTCGGCGGGCTTCAACACGGCGTTCGAGGGCAAGCAGGCCCCCGGCTCGACCCTGAAGATCGTCACGGCGGCGCTGCTCCTGGAGAAGGGCCTGGTCAAGGCCGACCAGGCCACGGAGTGCCCGAAGTCCGCCATGTACTACGGGCGTTCCTTCCAGAACCTCGCCGGCTTCGAGCTGGGGAACGTCCCCTTCTCGCGGAGCTTCGCCAAGTCCTGCAACACCGCCTTCATCAAGAAGATCGACGAGGTGGGCGACGACTCCGCACTCGGCAAGGAGGCCCGGGACGTCTTCGGGATCGGCCTCGACTGGAAGACGGGCATCCAGTCCTTCGACGGCAGCATCCCCGAGGAGACGGGCGGCGAGGCGGCGGCGCAGTACATCGGGCAGGGCACGGTGCAGATGAACGTGCTCAACATCGCCTCGATCACCGCCACCGCGAAGGACGGAACGTTCAAGCAGCCGTTCCTCGTGTCCAAGGAGCTGGACGGCCGCACCTTCGCCGAGGCCTCGCGCTCCCTGCCGGGCTCGGTGGCGCGCCAGCTGCGCGCCATGATGCGGGCCACGGCGACCGGCAGCGGCACGGGCGCGGAGGCGATGGCGCGGGTCGGCGGGGACAAGGGCGCGAAGACGGGTTCGGCGGAGGTCGGCGGCCAGACCACCTCCAACAGCTGGTTCGCCGGCTACTCCGACGACCTCGCGGCCGCCGCCGTCGTGCAGGAGGGCGGGCACGGCGGGGACGCGGCGGGACCGATCGTGGCGAGCGTGCTCAAGGCGGGCTGA